From a single Salmo salar chromosome ssa22, Ssal_v3.1, whole genome shotgun sequence genomic region:
- the dus7 gene encoding Dual specificity protein phosphatase 7, giving the protein MKIHLWNGTRDVTEMMSSKSVEWLQEELESGLGVSSLLLLDCRSHELYESSHIESAINLTIPGLMLRRLKKGNLPIRSIIPNNEDKEKFVKRCKTDMVVLYDEATTDWQETGVASSVLGLLLQKLRDEGCKAFYLEGEN; this is encoded by the coding sequence ATGAAAATTCATCTTTGGAACGGTACCCGGGACGTGACAGAGATGATGTCGAGTAAAAGTGTAGAATGGCTTCAAGAAGAACTGGAGTCCGGGCTCGGGGTGAGCTCACTACTGCTGCTGGACTGCCGATCTCATGAACTCTACGAATCGTCGCACATTGAATCCGCCATCAACCTGACGATTCCCGGTTTGATGCTGCGGAGACTGAAGAAGGGGAATCTACCGATCCGGTCCATCATCCCTAACAACGAGGATAAGGAGAAATTCGTGAAGCGATGCAAGACGGACATGGTTGTTCTGTATGACGAGGCTACTACGGACTGGCAGGAGACCGGTGTGGCGAGCTCTGTTCTCGGCTTGCTGTTGCAAAAACTCCGAGATGAAGGTTGTAAGGCTTTCTACCTGGAAGGTGAGAATTAA